In Gossypium hirsutum isolate 1008001.06 chromosome D01, Gossypium_hirsutum_v2.1, whole genome shotgun sequence, the genomic window CTTGGGCCAGTGTCAACCAGATATTTTTGTTTTCCCTCTTCCGGCATTGAAGCATTTAAGCTGTTCGCACGCTTTTAACGGTACAcgtgaaaaatatatgtatatttaaaatatgggttaatTTCATTAAACATCCTCAAGATATGACcaatattttaaattagtccttcAGTTTTAAAGGGAGTATTAATATTGTATCTATTATGTCTTTTTTACATTAGATTAATCGTGAATTTAGGTGCTAAATGCAATCTCAATCTGACATAGAGGATATTTAAAAcatttggattaaattataaatatgctTGTATCTATTACATAAACTAGTGGGATCTGACGTACTAAAAAACAAATTGTGCCAAAAAATTAGAATGATACTCATTTTCCTTTGATATCATATATCTAAGtttcatatgttattatttcATATCCATAtatggtaaaattgtattttggtccctaaaaataaaaaggtttctatttttttatcaaaagtgATGAAGTTGTAAATTAATacaagataaaattacactttaacttcataaaaattataatttaattccgattctctaaacttttttttgaattctCCGATAAACtgcttaatgttatttaagtaagTCTTGAGCTTAATTTTTGTTGAtgggaaaaataattttaagagaaTTTTGCCTAATGTTTAAAGTTTAACTTAACTCGAATTTATATTTGGTCGAAACGTAATGTAACCACCGGATGTTGGGAAGGTATAGGAGCAaaggataaaaaattaattatgcgAAGGAAAAGTAACAAGTTTATGGCTAGGAAAGTAGTTTtcttaaaagagaaagaaagtaaTTATTAATCTTATCCATTTTATAACAAAATTCTCTTACTCTTTCATTTTCATCCTCCTCGAGTTTTATATCACATGCCAATATTAAAGATGTAAATGAGTGATTTATGCTacttaagtttaaaaaaaaaaacaatctcaAATTTAATCGATCATTGTTAAGTTCGATTTAAACTCGAGTTTCAATAATTTCAATTCAGTCTCATATATAAATAGTAGAACTTGAAGTTAAATAAGAGAATCATCAAGATTTCTAAAATCAGACTGGTAATCGCGATTAGTCAAACCATGGATTCTTCAGTCCAACTAGTTTAACTGATATGTCCAAttctattaaataaatcattaaaaaataaaaatatatatatagctaatttgaattaatttttatgtcAGAGTAACATCATCGGCGCTCGTGGCCTAATGGATAAGGCGCCTGACTTCTAATCAGGCGATTGTGGGTTCGAGTCCCACCGGGCGTgtgtaagttttttattttttattttattttttttatctagtaTTATTGGGCAGAAGTCTGGGCTCATTGTATTAATGACCAAAGTGAGCCTATTACGGCCCATTGGCTGCAGCAAACTAACGGGCCCAGTCAAAGGCCCAACCTTTGGTCCTTATTCCTTTTTTCTCgactttttatatttattttgaaagggATAAAGTAAGATTTAGTCCTTGAGCTtaataacttttctcattttggtCTCTGAACTTTTTTTGTCCATATTAGTCCTAGAACTTGACatcttttctcaatttagtccatcTTGGTTCTGGAACTTGGCAACTTTCTAAATTTGGTCCCTGAACTTGGAGTAATATGAACAAAAACAATTACTAAGCTCAAGGACCAAACTAAGAAATGGTGTTAATTTTTAGGACTAAtatgaacaaaaaaaatttggAGACCAAAATGGGAAAGACTAACTCTTGCTTTCaccctttaaaaataaataaacgtgGAGAAAAAAACAAAGGACAACGTAATCAAAGGATTAATGACCAAATGTGATGATGTCGCTAATAGATAATATCATGTCATCacttgaaaacttataaaaaaaatttgtaaaaaattatcattcttttattttttgtattttttaaaaattttatataaattttaaatttttttcaagtgATGATGGGACACTCCACGTCATCACACCTTAAATGAATTTAAATTCATAGACCAAATGGAGAATAGTTATCAAAATTTAAGATTATTgtggacaaaaaaaattcaaagactaaaatgaaaaataattgtaAAGCTCGAGGACTAAACATTCATCCTTTTTAATAAAGGAGTAGAGGTTATTGGATAATCAATCACGAGATGAGTTTTAATTAAATAGTAGGAATAATACCCGCGATGTGGGGTttgattttaataaataatatatattaatattagtaattgatgtatttatttaataatgaattattttgttttgatcctataatatattttatatataattgataaatttcaattaaattttcaaataaatatgttttatttttattatcggacttaatattaaaaattaatcaaaattaaaaatattaagtatttaaatattttaaatatttgtagaATTTAAggaaaacaattaatttaatcaaaactTTATCTAACCTCAACTTTTAAGATATGTACATTTCGAAGGTTAGTTTTCAAATACGGTAATCAATGGGCAGATAACCACACCACACACATACATCATGTTCGAAGAGAGCTTCCCGAATAAAGACCTTCCACTTGCTTCCACTTGCTCCCTTAAAAGGTTAGTTTTTTATGTATTTCACTGCTAATGAGAATGACAAATTTATAGCCATAAATATTAATATCATCCTATCCCAGTAATGGAGGATTTTACTTGTAAAATTGCCCAGAAGCCGGACAAATTGCTCGACTTAAGCTGAATTTGAACAATAATTTTTACATCCCTCCATTCTAAATACTCTTCAAAGAGATAAAcagtaaaattatatttcattctcATAAACGAGGATCAAACCACCAATAATATGATCAAGCGACACAAAAAGTACTTGCACTTTTCAATGATGTTTGAAAAAGACAGGGCACTATTTCATTAAATGGTATCGAATGACGGATTGATTGaacgatttttatttttatgattttttaatccAAACGGTCGACAACTTCAACAAGAATATTAGAAATCAACAATAATTTAAGGCCAATTTCAAAAGATTCAAGCAATgaatttaaataaacataaaaaacaaaaattcaaaattctgAAACTCAGTAACATCttaaaatcatagatatttatGAGAAAAAAACGAAAATCCAGTTTATTTGGCCAAACAAACCCTGAAATTTCATCAACGGTAACTCTTCTGGAACCTTGCCCTAGCACCTCTTCCACCGAATTTCTTCGGCTCACACCTCCTTGGATCAGCCACCAGCAAAGTCCGGTCGTACGTCACCAAAACATCCTTAATATCCTTCTTGCTTTGCTCGTCGACATACTTTTGGTAGAAGGCAACGAGGGCTTTCGCTATGCTTTGACGGATAGCGTAGATCTGAGAAGTGTGACCTCCGCCTTTGACTCGGATTCTCATGTCGACGCCGGCGAAACGGTGGCGGCCTAAGAGAAGGATCGGTTCGACAGCTTTGAATCGGAGGATCTCCGGCTCCACGAGCTCGATGGGACAGCCATTGATCTTGATCAAACCACGGCCTCTCTTGCAGTGTGTTACAGCTACCGCCGTCTTCTTACGGCCGAAACACTGTACGGACTCGACTGCTTTTTCCGCCATTGTTCTTTTTTCATTAGGGTTTTCAAAAAATGAAGGCTGAGAGATTTATATAGGGTGGCTATGGCTTAGGTTTGTTCTTTTGTAAGGGTTAAATTGTCATATCATTGTATTTTCTTTAGGTTATATTCTgttattagtccttgtacttcaCGAAAGTTGTAGATTTggtccctatactttaatttgatcagtttttagtctctatatttttcaattttcaaattttattcttCACCAAAATTATAATTGTTAAGttctattattttcaaaatccaatagaacaaacatattatcatatgccTAATACTATATTAGCTTGATACACTAAAAAACTAATTAATGGAATAACAACTGTTATTTGTAccaagattgaaattttaaaaaatgaaaatatagggacttaaaatga contains:
- the LOC107928791 gene encoding 40S ribosomal protein S16-like, translated to MAEKAVESVQCFGRKKTAVAVTHCKRGRGLIKINGCPIELVEPEILRFKAVEPILLLGRHRFAGVDMRIRVKGGGHTSQIYAIRQSIAKALVAFYQKYVDEQSKKDIKDVLVTYDRTLLVADPRRCEPKKFGGRGARARFQKSYR